From a single Kitasatospora sp. NBC_00458 genomic region:
- a CDS encoding phage holin family protein, with the protein MPAGAADPSSNGRAPYEGERSVGQLFAAATADLSALVHDEIALAKAELRADVKRGVSGGVSLAVAGVVALAAVPMLSAAAAYGIHALGLSLGWSFLIVAGAYLLLAVLLGLLALRSFKRIEKPHRTIEGAQKTADVLKNARPRPATKEEIDRALGRIP; encoded by the coding sequence ATGCCCGCAGGAGCCGCAGACCCGTCCAGCAACGGCCGGGCGCCCTACGAGGGCGAGCGTTCGGTGGGGCAGCTGTTCGCGGCGGCCACCGCCGACCTTTCCGCCCTGGTCCACGACGAGATCGCGCTCGCCAAGGCCGAACTGCGCGCGGACGTGAAGCGCGGCGTCTCCGGCGGCGTCTCGCTGGCGGTCGCCGGCGTGGTGGCACTGGCCGCCGTCCCGATGCTGAGCGCCGCGGCCGCGTACGGGATCCACGCGCTGGGCCTCTCGCTCGGCTGGTCGTTCCTGATCGTGGCCGGCGCGTACCTGCTCCTGGCCGTCCTGCTCGGCCTGCTGGCGCTGCGGTCCTTCAAGCGGATCGAGAAGCCGCACCGGACCATCGAGGGCGCCCAGAAGACCGCCGACGTGCTCAAGAACGCCCGGCCGCGCCCCGCCACCAAGGAGGAGATCGACCGAGCCCTGGGCCGCATCCCGTAA
- a CDS encoding alpha/beta fold hydrolase, whose product MSPDQKPVPAQPPARSGGTSGDEGDAHGSSLGTTDGTGDGALGSGTDGGGTEGGAGWDIRQAGPWTHRDLAANGARFHIAELGEGPLVLLVHGWPEYWWAWRHQLTALAEAGYRAVALDLRGIGGSDRTPRGYDPGNLALDITGVIRSLGENRAHLVGHASGGTLAWVAAVMRPSVIQSLTVVSAAHPRDLRRALLTDRRQVAAFEHVLGFQRPWIPERRLVADDAALVGRYLDDWTGRNQLDRTTVAAYRKAIQIPSTAHCSIEPYRWLLRSMARPDGVQFARRMKKPITAPTLHVQGAADPVLLSRTALGGGEYVAAPYRWRLLPGLGHFPHEESPEQFTAELLDWIGRHKD is encoded by the coding sequence ATGTCGCCCGACCAGAAGCCCGTGCCCGCGCAGCCGCCCGCCCGCTCCGGCGGAACATCCGGCGACGAGGGCGACGCCCACGGCAGCAGTCTCGGCACCACCGACGGCACCGGCGACGGCGCCCTCGGGAGCGGCACCGACGGCGGCGGCACCGAGGGCGGCGCCGGCTGGGACATCCGGCAGGCCGGTCCGTGGACCCACCGCGACCTCGCCGCCAACGGCGCCCGGTTCCACATCGCCGAGCTGGGCGAGGGCCCGCTGGTCCTGCTGGTGCACGGCTGGCCGGAGTACTGGTGGGCCTGGCGCCACCAGCTGACCGCGCTCGCCGAGGCCGGCTACCGGGCCGTCGCACTCGACCTGCGCGGGATCGGCGGCAGCGACCGCACCCCGCGCGGCTACGACCCCGGCAACCTCGCGCTCGACATCACCGGCGTGATCCGCTCGCTCGGCGAGAACCGGGCCCACCTGGTCGGTCACGCCTCCGGCGGCACGCTCGCCTGGGTGGCGGCGGTGATGCGGCCGTCGGTGATCCAGAGCCTCACCGTGGTCTCGGCGGCCCACCCCCGCGACCTCCGCCGGGCACTGCTCACGGACCGGCGTCAGGTGGCGGCCTTCGAACACGTCCTGGGCTTCCAGCGGCCGTGGATACCGGAACGCCGTCTCGTCGCCGACGACGCGGCGCTGGTCGGCCGCTACCTGGACGACTGGACCGGACGCAACCAGCTGGACCGGACGACGGTGGCCGCGTACCGGAAGGCGATCCAGATCCCCAGCACCGCGCACTGCTCGATCGAGCCGTACCGGTGGCTGCTGCGGTCGATGGCCCGGCCGGACGGCGTCCAGTTCGCGCGGCGGATGAAGAAGCCCATCACCGCGCCCACCCTGCACGTCCAGGGCGCCGCCGACCCGGTGCTGCTGTCCCGCACCGCGCTGGGTGGCGGCGAGTACGTGGCCGCGCCGTACCGCTGGCGGCTGCTGCCCGGGCTCGGGCACTTCCCGCACGAGGAGTCGCCGGAGCAGTTCACGGCGGAGCTGTTGGACTGGATCGGCCGCCACAAGGACTGA
- a CDS encoding MarP family serine protease has product MNVLDVLLIAAAVGFAVSGYRQGFVVGVLSVLGFLGGGLLAVQLLPLLLDHLSPGTTASVIAVVVVIVLAAIGQAVTTHFGWKLRGHIDRRPARALDAAGGAVVNVISMLLVAWLIGSALAGTSLPTVSKQVRTSAILGGVQDTLPSDAPNWFSDFSKVLARNGFPQVFNPFEHEPITQVDIPDPALAASPAVAKAKQSLVKVVGTATSCGKTLEGSGFVYAPHRVMTNAHVVGGVDEPTVQIGGVGPLYDATVVRYDWQRDIAILDVPKLNAPPLGFAGEAKTNDSAIVAGFPENGAFNVQPARIRGRIQANGPDIYHRGQVVRDVYSVRSLVRQGNSGGPLLTPDGQVFGMVFAKSLDSADTGYVLTAAEVREDAEKGSTATARVDTQGCAL; this is encoded by the coding sequence GTGAACGTCCTGGATGTGCTGTTGATCGCCGCCGCGGTGGGATTCGCCGTGTCGGGCTACCGGCAGGGCTTCGTGGTCGGCGTGCTGTCGGTCCTCGGCTTCCTCGGCGGCGGCCTGCTCGCGGTCCAGTTGCTGCCGCTGCTGCTCGACCACCTCAGCCCGGGGACGACCGCCTCGGTGATCGCCGTGGTGGTGGTGATCGTGCTGGCGGCGATCGGTCAGGCGGTGACCACCCACTTCGGCTGGAAGCTGCGCGGCCACATCGACCGCCGTCCGGCGCGGGCGCTCGACGCGGCCGGCGGCGCCGTGGTCAACGTGATCTCGATGCTGCTGGTGGCCTGGCTGATCGGCTCGGCGCTCGCCGGGACGTCCCTGCCGACCGTCTCCAAGCAGGTCCGCACCTCGGCGATCCTGGGCGGGGTGCAGGACACCCTGCCGTCCGACGCCCCCAACTGGTTCTCGGACTTCTCCAAGGTGCTCGCCCGTAACGGCTTCCCCCAGGTGTTCAACCCCTTCGAGCACGAGCCCATCACCCAGGTCGACATCCCCGATCCGGCGCTGGCCGCCAGTCCGGCGGTGGCGAAGGCGAAGCAGAGCCTGGTCAAGGTGGTCGGCACCGCCACCTCCTGCGGCAAGACGCTGGAGGGCAGCGGCTTCGTCTACGCGCCGCACCGGGTGATGACCAACGCCCACGTGGTCGGCGGCGTCGACGAGCCGACCGTGCAGATCGGCGGGGTCGGCCCGCTGTACGACGCGACGGTGGTCCGCTACGACTGGCAGCGCGACATCGCGATCCTGGACGTGCCCAAGCTCAACGCTCCGCCGCTCGGCTTCGCCGGTGAGGCGAAGACCAACGACAGCGCGATCGTGGCGGGCTTCCCGGAGAACGGCGCCTTCAACGTGCAGCCGGCGCGCATCCGCGGCCGGATCCAGGCGAACGGTCCGGACATCTACCACCGCGGTCAGGTGGTCCGGGACGTCTACTCGGTGCGCTCGCTGGTCCGCCAGGGCAACAGCGGCGGCCCGCTGCTCACGCCGGACGGCCAGGTCTTCGGGATGGTGTTCGCCAAGTCGCTGGACAGCGCGGACACCGGGTACGTGCTGACCGCCGCCGAGGTGCGCGAGGACGCCGAGAAGGGCAGCACGGCGACGGCCCGCGTGGACACCCAGGGCTGCGCCCTCTGA
- a CDS encoding NUDIX hydrolase yields MTAGAAGIEREGLPTWLEPVRDAAERVLPEQLSRFLPPAGGGRAAAVLMLFGEGAAGPDVLLIERARSLRSHAGQPSFPGGALDPEDGDPAGSGPVAAALREAWEETGLDPAGVQVFATLPALYIPVSRFVVTPVLGWWREESPVRPVDTGETGAVFRVSIDELTDPANRARLRHPSGHLGPAFAVGGRLVWGFTAGVIDRVLHHSGMERPWDTARIVDLSDEALELVQGDRDRSRAVLGRDAGAS; encoded by the coding sequence GTGACCGCCGGCGCGGCCGGGATCGAGCGGGAGGGCCTGCCGACCTGGCTGGAGCCGGTCCGGGACGCCGCCGAGCGGGTGCTGCCCGAGCAGCTGAGCCGCTTCCTGCCGCCCGCCGGGGGCGGACGCGCCGCGGCCGTCCTGATGCTGTTCGGCGAGGGTGCCGCCGGGCCGGACGTGCTGCTCATCGAACGGGCCCGCTCGCTGCGTTCGCACGCGGGCCAGCCGTCCTTCCCGGGCGGTGCGCTGGACCCCGAGGACGGCGACCCGGCCGGCTCCGGGCCGGTCGCGGCGGCGCTGCGGGAGGCCTGGGAGGAGACCGGCCTGGACCCGGCGGGGGTGCAGGTCTTCGCGACCCTGCCGGCCCTGTACATCCCGGTCAGCCGCTTCGTGGTGACCCCGGTGCTCGGCTGGTGGCGCGAGGAGTCGCCGGTCCGGCCGGTGGACACGGGGGAGACCGGTGCGGTGTTCCGGGTGTCGATCGACGAGCTGACCGACCCGGCGAACCGGGCCAGGCTCCGCCACCCGTCCGGTCACCTGGGTCCGGCCTTCGCGGTCGGCGGGCGGCTGGTGTGGGGGTTCACCGCCGGGGTGATCGACCGGGTGCTCCACCACAGCGGCATGGAGCGGCCGTGGGACACCGCCAGGATCGTCGACCTCTCGGACGAGGCGCTGGAGCTGGTGCAGGGCGACCGTGACCGCTCCCGCGCGGTGCTCGGCCGCGACGCCGGGGCGTCGTGA
- the nth gene encoding endonuclease III, producing MAESKVRKAAAEAVAKPAVKSAVKAVRPRKPESHLAMVRRARRINRELAELYPYAHPELDFDNPFQLLVATVLSAQTTDLRVNQTTPALFAKYPTPEDMAAAVPEELEEIIRPTGFFRNKAKSLIGLSIALRDEFGGEVPGRLDDLVTLPGVGRKTANVVLGNAFGVPGITVDTHFGRLARRFGWTAEEDPVKVEAVVAEIFPKSEWTMLSHRVVFHGRRICHSRKPACGACPVAPLCPSYGEGETDPEKARKLLKYEMGGEPGQRLRPPADFPGEAAARADAAAHRGKVADLAVAE from the coding sequence ATGGCAGAGAGCAAGGTCCGGAAGGCCGCGGCCGAGGCGGTCGCGAAGCCGGCGGTGAAGTCGGCGGTGAAGGCGGTCAGGCCGCGGAAGCCGGAGTCGCACCTGGCGATGGTGCGGCGGGCGCGGCGGATCAACCGGGAGCTGGCCGAGCTGTATCCGTACGCGCATCCGGAGCTGGACTTCGACAACCCCTTCCAGCTGCTGGTGGCCACCGTGCTGTCGGCGCAGACCACGGACCTGCGGGTGAACCAGACGACGCCGGCCCTGTTCGCGAAGTACCCGACTCCCGAGGACATGGCCGCCGCCGTGCCCGAGGAGCTGGAGGAGATCATCCGGCCGACCGGCTTCTTCCGGAACAAGGCGAAGTCGCTGATCGGCCTCTCGATCGCGCTGCGGGACGAGTTCGGCGGTGAGGTCCCGGGTCGGCTGGACGACCTGGTGACCCTCCCCGGCGTCGGCCGCAAGACCGCCAACGTCGTCCTCGGCAACGCCTTCGGCGTCCCCGGGATCACCGTGGACACCCACTTCGGGCGGCTGGCCCGACGGTTCGGGTGGACGGCCGAGGAGGACCCGGTCAAGGTCGAGGCGGTCGTCGCGGAGATCTTCCCGAAGTCCGAGTGGACCATGCTCTCGCACCGGGTGGTCTTCCACGGCCGCCGGATCTGCCACTCCCGCAAGCCGGCCTGCGGGGCCTGCCCGGTCGCGCCGCTCTGCCCCTCGTACGGCGAGGGCGAGACCGACCCGGAGAAGGCGCGGAAGCTGCTCAAGTACGAGATGGGCGGCGAGCCCGGCCAGCGGCTCCGCCCGCCCGCCGACTTCCCGGGCGAGGCGGCGGCCCGCGCCGACGCCGCCGCCCACCGGGGCAAGGTGGCCGACCTGGCGGTGGCCGAGTGA